Proteins encoded by one window of Superficieibacter sp. HKU1:
- a CDS encoding YciI family protein, which produces MLYVIYAEDVVDSLEKRLSVRPAHLARLQLLHDEGRLLTAGPMPAVDSNDPGAAGFTGSTVIAEFESSEAAREWADADPYVAAGVYQNVTIKPYKKVF; this is translated from the coding sequence GTGCTGTACGTTATTTATGCTGAAGATGTCGTTGATTCACTGGAGAAACGCCTGTCAGTGCGCCCGGCCCATCTGGCCCGCTTGCAGTTATTACATGATGAAGGACGGCTTTTGACGGCAGGTCCAATGCCTGCTGTTGACAGCAACGATCCTGGCGCCGCAGGTTTTACCGGCTCGACCGTAATCGCGGAATTTGAATCAAGTGAAGCGGCAAGAGAATGGGCTGATGCCGATCCGTATGTCGCAGCGGGTGTTTATCAGAATGTGACGATAAAACCGTACAAGAAAGTATTCTAG
- the tonB gene encoding TonB system transport protein TonB has protein sequence MALDLPRRFPWPTLLALSIHGAVIAGLLYSSVNQVIELPAPAQPISITLVAPPEPEPVVQPPAPEPVVEPEPEPEPEPVPEPPKETPVVIEKPKPKPKPKPKPKPVKKVEQPKRDVKPAEPRPASPFENTAPTRPVNNSTPPAAKPAVTTPTGPRALTRNQPSYPARALALRVEGKVRVKFDVTADGRVDNVQILSAQPANMFEREVKTAMRKWRYQSGKPGSGLIMNIEFRINGGVQIN, from the coding sequence ATGGCCCTTGATTTACCACGCCGCTTTCCGTGGCCTACATTGCTTGCTTTGTCTATCCACGGCGCTGTAATAGCAGGTTTGCTTTATTCCTCGGTAAATCAGGTTATTGAATTGCCCGCGCCCGCTCAGCCGATTTCCATCACGCTGGTCGCACCGCCAGAGCCAGAGCCTGTCGTTCAGCCTCCGGCACCGGAACCTGTCGTCGAACCCGAGCCCGAGCCCGAGCCGGAACCTGTTCCTGAGCCGCCGAAAGAAACGCCGGTAGTGATCGAGAAGCCAAAGCCTAAACCTAAGCCGAAGCCAAAACCAAAGCCGGTGAAAAAGGTGGAGCAACCGAAACGCGACGTGAAACCCGCTGAGCCGCGTCCGGCGTCGCCGTTTGAAAACACCGCGCCAACGCGTCCGGTAAACAATAGTACGCCGCCTGCGGCAAAACCTGCCGTTACGACGCCAACCGGGCCGCGTGCTTTAACGCGTAATCAGCCCTCTTATCCGGCTCGCGCGCTGGCGTTGCGGGTGGAGGGTAAAGTACGGGTGAAATTCGATGTCACCGCTGATGGTCGGGTGGATAACGTACAAATTCTCTCTGCGCAACCGGCGAACATGTTTGAGCGCGAAGTCAAAACGGCGATGCGTAAATGGCGCTATCAATCAGGTAAGCCTGGCAGTGGGCTTATCATGAATATCGAATTCCGCATCAACGGCGGCGTTCAGATCAATTAA
- a CDS encoding YciY family protein, whose amino-acid sequence MKRSRTEVGRWRMLRQASRRKSRWLEGQSRRNMRIHSIRKCLLNQHRNILLFAIYDL is encoded by the coding sequence ATGAAGCGTAGTAGAACGGAAGTGGGGCGCTGGCGCATGCTGAGACAGGCAAGCCGCCGCAAATCCCGCTGGCTTGAAGGACAGTCTCGTCGCAATATGCGTATTCACTCCATCAGGAAGTGTCTACTTAATCAGCACCGCAATATTCTGCTGTTTGCGATTTACGACCTTTAA